The uncultured Desulfobulbus sp. genome window below encodes:
- the tpiA gene encoding triose-phosphate isomerase → MQRRPLIAGNWKMYLTQDEAVALAKAVAQSASACADRDVLIAPAFTSLAAVCSAVQGSSVLVGAQNVAWEKEGAFTGEISAPMLKDLGVGVAIIGHSERRHIFGEDSAMINRRLHGALNGAILPILCIGETLSEREAGKTFSVLEAQIRHGLAGVDAEQMQQVVIAYEPVWAIGTGKTASKEQAQEVHAFIRQLLGSIYEKNVAMAVKILYGGSVKPENIDELMAQPDIDGALVGGAALKAESFDRIIQFQ, encoded by the coding sequence ATGCAAAGACGTCCACTCATTGCAGGAAACTGGAAAATGTATCTCACTCAGGATGAGGCTGTTGCCCTGGCCAAGGCCGTGGCGCAGTCAGCTTCCGCCTGTGCCGATCGTGATGTCCTGATAGCGCCTGCCTTTACCTCGCTTGCCGCTGTCTGTAGTGCTGTGCAGGGAAGTAGTGTTCTCGTTGGCGCGCAAAACGTTGCCTGGGAAAAAGAAGGTGCCTTTACCGGAGAGATATCTGCCCCCATGCTCAAGGACTTAGGGGTCGGTGTCGCCATTATCGGCCATTCCGAACGACGACATATTTTTGGCGAAGATAGCGCAATGATCAATCGGCGCTTGCATGGAGCGTTAAATGGTGCTATCTTGCCCATCCTCTGCATTGGGGAGACCTTGAGCGAACGCGAGGCAGGTAAGACCTTCAGTGTTCTTGAGGCCCAGATTCGTCACGGACTCGCCGGTGTGGATGCCGAGCAGATGCAGCAGGTGGTCATTGCCTACGAACCGGTATGGGCCATCGGCACTGGAAAGACGGCAAGCAAGGAGCAGGCACAAGAGGTTCATGCCTTTATTCGTCAGCTTCTTGGAAGTATTTATGAAAAAAATGTTGCCATGGCAGTAAAAATACTGTATGGTGGTTCGGTTAAACCCGAAAACATTGATGAGCTGATGGCGCAACCTGATATTGATGGAGCGCTTGTCGGTGGAGCCGCATTAAAGGCCGAATCGTTTGACCGAATAATTCAATTCCAATGA
- a CDS encoding amino acid permease, giving the protein MAGQKTHNVSAAGTGENYFEHRELKKGAAGWILLSFLGVAYVISGDFAGWNFGIEKAGWGGLLVATVLMAVMYTSMVLSEAELSTIIPSAGGGYGFARRAFGPLGGYMTGVGILFEYCIAPAAIVCFIAGYCTSLFGPDGSLMVYVPAGMQDVVTMTLGGTWITKLLFYVLFVGVHLFGVGEALTLCMIITVIAVAALVAFILSMVPHFEPANLFDIAPKENVAGASTFLPYGWMGVWAALPFGMWFFLGVEGIPLAAEECEDPTKDMPKAIITAMVTLLIFAGLILVFGPAGSSANLIKDAADPLIGAIQSPNAYGGPTFVSRLINVVGLAGLVASFFSLIYGASRQFFALSRAGYLPTFLSLTGHRKTPYVALVAIGLLGFLLSLVVDGDSLLVIAVFGASISYILMTASHFMLRIKEPNLKRPYRTPGGKFTSGISVILGCFAFVACFLANAKMTCIAALIYAIFLLYFLLYSRRHLIANAPEEEFAAISKAEEGLN; this is encoded by the coding sequence ATGGCAGGTCAGAAAACTCACAATGTGTCCGCTGCGGGCACAGGCGAAAACTATTTTGAACATCGGGAGCTGAAGAAAGGTGCCGCGGGCTGGATTCTTCTCTCTTTCCTCGGTGTGGCCTACGTTATCTCCGGCGATTTTGCCGGCTGGAACTTTGGTATCGAAAAAGCAGGATGGGGTGGGCTCCTGGTCGCCACCGTTCTGATGGCGGTGATGTATACCTCCATGGTGCTCTCCGAGGCCGAACTTTCTACAATTATCCCTTCAGCAGGTGGCGGTTACGGCTTTGCCCGTCGCGCCTTTGGCCCCCTTGGCGGCTATATGACCGGTGTCGGTATCCTCTTTGAGTACTGTATCGCCCCGGCGGCGATTGTGTGTTTTATCGCCGGCTACTGTACCTCTCTCTTTGGACCTGATGGTTCACTCATGGTCTATGTGCCCGCTGGTATGCAGGATGTGGTCACCATGACCTTGGGTGGTACCTGGATCACCAAGTTACTCTTCTATGTACTCTTTGTTGGTGTTCATCTCTTTGGTGTCGGTGAGGCATTGACCCTGTGCATGATCATTACCGTTATTGCGGTAGCCGCGCTGGTGGCCTTTATCCTTTCCATGGTTCCCCATTTTGAGCCTGCAAATCTCTTTGACATTGCTCCCAAAGAAAATGTCGCTGGGGCCAGCACCTTTCTTCCCTATGGGTGGATGGGCGTCTGGGCAGCACTGCCCTTTGGTATGTGGTTTTTCTTGGGCGTAGAGGGTATCCCCCTTGCGGCTGAGGAGTGTGAGGATCCCACCAAAGATATGCCCAAGGCGATTATCACCGCCATGGTGACCCTGCTGATTTTTGCAGGCCTTATTCTGGTCTTTGGTCCGGCGGGTTCTTCTGCCAACCTGATTAAAGACGCTGCGGATCCGCTCATTGGTGCGATTCAGTCACCCAATGCCTATGGTGGTCCCACCTTTGTTTCCCGTCTGATCAACGTGGTCGGCCTGGCCGGTCTGGTCGCCAGCTTCTTTTCTCTTATCTACGGTGCATCCCGGCAGTTCTTTGCCCTGTCCCGTGCGGGCTATCTGCCTACCTTTCTTTCCTTGACCGGCCACCGAAAGACCCCCTATGTGGCCCTGGTGGCCATTGGTCTTCTCGGATTCCTGCTTTCCCTGGTGGTCGATGGCGACAGTCTTCTGGTCATTGCGGTCTTTGGCGCTTCTATTTCCTATATCCTCATGACCGCTTCTCATTTTATGCTGCGAATTAAAGAGCCGAATTTGAAGCGTCCCTATAGAACCCCTGGTGGCAAGTTCACCTCGGGAATCAGTGTAATTCTTGGTTGCTTTGCCTTCGTGGCCTGCTTTTTGGCCAATGCAAAAATGACCTGTATCGCAGCACTGATTTATGCAATCTTTCTGCTCTACTTCCTGCTGTATAGCCGCAGGCATCTGATTGCCAATGCGCCGGAGGAGGAGTTCGCTGCTATCTCCAAAGCGGAAGAAGGACTGAACTGA
- a CDS encoding glyceraldehyde 3-phosphate dehydrogenase NAD-binding domain-containing protein, translated as MKLGLNGLGRIGKLTLWNHVSRQYFSEIVVNLGRQVGSGLHDIAASIEKDSSYGRLSTYLHGHKGGRVIENLNEEKGTMTINGVPVTFLRKDRNPKDIDWKGNQVRLVVDSTGVFKDPTADPSEAKGSVRGHLQAGAEKVMVSAPFKIKAKGLDMPDDAVTTVMGINDDDYNPSKHSIISAASCTTTCLSYMIKPLLDHFGADRMLSASMVTVHAATGSQQVLDRLPATGAGDLRKNRSILNNIILTTTGAAKALGLVIPEMKSIGFIAESVRIPTSTGSLIVLVLNLQDEIDNPIKRSLLNSIYEEYSKTSPYLEFSKEQNVSSDIIGMPSAATVIESTEIHTRTASIRVNLQNIPNCKFEAGTVPPVIEVPVTQAVIYGWYDNELGSYTNMLGELTVSVAESMV; from the coding sequence ATGAAACTCGGGCTCAATGGTCTTGGACGTATCGGCAAACTCACCCTCTGGAACCATGTTTCTCGTCAATATTTTTCGGAAATCGTGGTCAACCTGGGGCGGCAGGTCGGCTCCGGATTGCATGATATCGCAGCCTCCATTGAGAAGGACTCCTCGTATGGTCGTTTGAGTACCTATCTCCACGGCCATAAAGGTGGTCGGGTTATTGAGAATCTCAACGAAGAAAAAGGGACCATGACCATCAACGGTGTGCCGGTCACCTTCCTTCGTAAAGATCGGAATCCCAAAGACATTGACTGGAAAGGCAATCAGGTTCGCCTGGTCGTCGATAGTACCGGTGTCTTCAAGGATCCCACGGCTGATCCCTCCGAAGCCAAGGGCTCTGTGCGTGGCCATTTGCAGGCCGGTGCTGAAAAAGTCATGGTTTCAGCGCCCTTTAAGATCAAAGCCAAAGGCTTGGATATGCCCGATGATGCGGTGACCACGGTTATGGGCATCAACGATGATGACTACAACCCTTCTAAACACTCCATCATCTCCGCGGCCTCCTGTACCACTACCTGTCTTTCCTACATGATCAAACCGCTGCTGGATCATTTTGGCGCCGATCGTATGCTCTCCGCCTCCATGGTGACGGTGCATGCGGCCACCGGCTCTCAGCAGGTGCTTGATCGTCTGCCGGCCACCGGAGCAGGGGATCTTCGCAAAAATCGCTCGATTCTCAATAACATCATCCTCACCACCACGGGAGCTGCCAAGGCGCTGGGCCTGGTTATTCCGGAGATGAAATCAATAGGCTTCATTGCGGAGTCGGTCCGTATTCCCACCTCCACCGGCTCTTTGATTGTTCTGGTGCTCAATCTTCAGGATGAGATCGACAATCCCATTAAGCGCAGCCTGCTCAACTCCATCTACGAGGAGTACAGCAAAACCAGCCCCTACCTTGAGTTCTCCAAGGAGCAGAACGTCTCCTCGGATATTATCGGTATGCCCAGTGCGGCGACAGTAATTGAATCCACTGAGATTCATACCCGGACAGCTTCCATTCGAGTGAACCTGCAGAATATTCCCAATTGCAAATTCGAAGCCGGGACTGTTCCGCCGGTAATAGAAGTTCCGGTCACCCAGGCAGTTATTTACGGCTGGTACGACAATGAGTTGGGCAGCTACACCAATATGCTGGGTGAGCTGACGGTTTCTGTTGCAGAAAGCATGGTCTGA
- the secG gene encoding preprotein translocase subunit SecG: MTTILIVAHVIVCFFLICIVLLQQGKGADIGASFGGSNQSVFGTEGPIPLLNKITTFSAIIFMGTSITLAYLSANQSSGSVMKDVQVEQQIPASQAAPITVPMPATEPAAEPAPAAPQQ, encoded by the coding sequence ATGACCACTATACTGATTGTAGCCCACGTAATTGTCTGTTTCTTTTTAATCTGTATTGTTTTGCTGCAGCAAGGGAAAGGTGCGGACATCGGAGCCTCCTTTGGCGGTTCCAATCAATCAGTCTTTGGCACGGAAGGTCCTATTCCTTTGCTCAACAAGATTACGACCTTTTCAGCGATTATATTTATGGGCACCTCCATTACTCTGGCCTACCTCTCGGCCAATCAGAGCTCTGGCTCCGTAATGAAAGATGTCCAAGTGGAACAGCAGATTCCTGCCTCTCAGGCAGCACCGATCACTGTTCCCATGCCGGCGACTGAGCCGGCCGCAGAGCCTGCTCCGGCAGCTCCGCAGCAGTAA
- the sfsA gene encoding DNA/RNA nuclease SfsA has protein sequence MLLPDSCQIATLIKRYKRFLADVLLKDGTTMTVHCPNSGSMRGCATPGSPVVISLSDNPKRKYPWSLEMVQEQGVWIGIHTGRTNHLVHEALAAGVIDDFGTLSHIRPEVKVSEKSRLDFLLESDQGTTYLEVKNCSLAEGGTAYFPDAVTSRGAKHIHELVRLAKQGFGAAVLFCIQRSDATCCKPAAHIDSVYAEAVAAASTQGVSFVAYQAEVTPEAVTICRPLPFYTT, from the coding sequence ATGTTGCTGCCCGATTCCTGCCAAATTGCCACGCTCATTAAACGCTACAAACGTTTTTTAGCCGATGTTCTCTTGAAAGACGGCACCACCATGACCGTGCATTGCCCCAACTCCGGCTCCATGCGTGGATGCGCTACACCGGGCAGCCCGGTGGTGATCAGCCTTTCCGACAACCCCAAGCGCAAATACCCTTGGAGCCTGGAGATGGTTCAGGAACAGGGCGTATGGATCGGAATTCACACCGGCCGTACCAATCACCTGGTTCACGAGGCGCTTGCAGCGGGAGTGATCGATGATTTTGGCACACTGAGCCACATCAGGCCCGAGGTGAAGGTCTCAGAAAAAAGCCGACTCGACTTTCTCCTTGAAAGCGACCAGGGCACGACCTATCTTGAGGTGAAGAACTGCTCGCTGGCGGAAGGAGGCACAGCCTATTTTCCCGACGCCGTCACTAGCCGGGGGGCTAAACACATTCATGAACTGGTGCGCCTGGCCAAACAGGGGTTTGGCGCGGCGGTTTTATTTTGTATCCAGCGAAGTGATGCCACCTGCTGCAAACCGGCAGCCCACATTGACTCAGTCTACGCAGAGGCTGTTGCGGCAGCGAGCACGCAGGGGGTGAGCTTTGTAGCCTATCAGGCAGAGGTGACGCCTGAGGCGGTTACCATCTGCAGGCCTCTTCCTTTTTATACTACTTAA
- a CDS encoding dihydroorotase yields MSTTWRIVNGRIIDPVNGIDRTGDLLIRDGAIVEADTELPAETPVIDAGGCWVVPGLIDMHVHLREPGEEYKEDILTGAQAAASGGFTAVACMPNTKPVNDNAAITAMILAKAAEAAVRVYPVGAISLSSNGQQLAELGEMQAAGAVAVSDDGHPVRDSQLMRRALEYASNFKLPVISHSEEASLSTGVMNEGPVATRLGLKGIPTAAESIMVYREIALAEITGTPVHIAHVSAAMSLDLIRAAKARGVQVTAETAPHYFTLTDEAVSDYDTNTKMNPPLRSAADRSAVRAALADGTLDAIATDHAPHSILEKEVEFDHAANGIIGLETSLPLGLALVREEILEPSHLVALMSANPARILGLPGGSLSPGMVADITLIDPEREFTYSADQVVSKSRNTPFLGWKLQGRAVMTMVGGEIRYNILN; encoded by the coding sequence ATGAGCACAACCTGGCGCATTGTAAATGGGCGTATCATCGATCCGGTCAATGGGATTGACCGGACCGGTGATCTGTTGATCAGGGACGGAGCCATTGTTGAGGCGGATACCGAGTTGCCGGCAGAGACGCCGGTCATCGATGCCGGCGGCTGTTGGGTCGTTCCCGGTCTGATCGATATGCATGTACATCTGCGGGAACCTGGGGAAGAGTACAAAGAAGATATTTTGACCGGTGCCCAGGCCGCAGCCAGCGGCGGTTTCACCGCTGTGGCCTGTATGCCCAACACCAAGCCGGTGAATGACAACGCTGCCATCACGGCAATGATTCTGGCGAAGGCTGCAGAGGCGGCTGTACGGGTCTATCCTGTGGGGGCAATCAGCCTCAGCTCAAATGGGCAGCAGTTGGCTGAACTGGGTGAGATGCAGGCCGCGGGAGCGGTTGCGGTGAGTGATGATGGGCACCCCGTTCGAGACAGCCAGCTGATGCGTCGGGCGCTTGAGTATGCATCCAACTTCAAGCTGCCGGTCATCTCCCACAGTGAGGAGGCCTCGCTGAGCACCGGGGTGATGAATGAGGGACCTGTCGCCACCCGTCTCGGGCTCAAAGGCATTCCCACTGCAGCGGAATCGATCATGGTCTACCGGGAAATCGCTCTGGCGGAAATCACCGGGACGCCGGTCCATATTGCCCATGTGAGTGCGGCCATGTCGCTTGATCTGATTCGTGCTGCCAAGGCCCGTGGGGTGCAGGTAACGGCGGAGACTGCGCCGCATTACTTTACCCTCACCGATGAGGCGGTCAGTGATTATGACACCAACACCAAGATGAACCCGCCTCTGCGTTCTGCCGCTGATCGTTCGGCGGTGCGCGCAGCACTTGCCGACGGCACGCTGGATGCCATTGCCACGGATCATGCCCCGCATTCCATTTTGGAAAAAGAGGTCGAGTTTGATCATGCGGCCAACGGTATCATCGGCCTGGAGACCTCACTGCCCTTGGGGCTTGCCCTGGTGCGGGAGGAAATCCTTGAACCAAGTCACCTGGTTGCTCTCATGTCTGCCAACCCAGCCCGCATTCTCGGCTTGCCGGGTGGCTCCCTCAGTCCCGGTATGGTTGCTGATATCACCCTGATCGATCCTGAGCGCGAGTTTACCTACAGCGCGGACCAGGTGGTTTCCAAGAGTCGCAACACCCCCTTTCTTGGCTGGAAGTTGCAGGGCCGGGCGGTCATGACCATGGTTGGCGGGGAAATTCGTTACAATATCTTAAACTAA
- a CDS encoding phosphoglycerate kinase, translated as MKTLKDIELKGKRVLIRVDFNVPMNEAGEITDDLRIRTVLPTLSYLLEQEAKVIICSHRGRPKGERVEKFSLGPVADYLGKLLERPVPLASDCIGPEVVQAVAQLENGHMLMLENLRFHPEEQKNDPEFSSQLASLAEVYINDAFAVSHRAHASVAGVADCMEVKGAGFLLQKEIEYFHRCIDTPQRPLVAIVGGAKVSGKLEALRNMLERVDKMIIGGAMANTFLKSQGFGVGASKVEDDLLDTARELLEQAKVKGVKVYLPVDVIAADQFAPDAVSKQVTIQDIPDNWMALDIGPASVLCFCEVLADAKTIVWNGPMGAFEMDAFARGTMALAHAVAAAHALSITGGGDSNAAIALSGESANISYMSTGGGAFLQLMEGKTLPGIDALG; from the coding sequence ATGAAAACACTTAAAGATATTGAACTGAAAGGCAAAAGGGTGCTGATTCGCGTGGATTTCAACGTGCCGATGAACGAGGCCGGTGAGATTACCGATGATCTGCGCATTCGCACAGTGTTACCCACACTCAGCTACCTGCTTGAGCAGGAGGCCAAGGTGATCATCTGCAGTCATCGTGGCCGTCCCAAAGGAGAACGGGTGGAAAAATTCTCCCTGGGGCCTGTTGCAGATTATCTGGGAAAACTGCTTGAGCGGCCGGTGCCACTGGCTTCCGATTGTATCGGTCCGGAGGTTGTCCAGGCGGTTGCTCAGCTTGAAAATGGCCATATGTTGATGCTGGAAAACCTGCGTTTTCATCCCGAGGAGCAGAAAAACGACCCCGAATTCTCGAGCCAGTTGGCAAGCCTTGCTGAGGTCTACATCAATGACGCCTTTGCCGTTTCCCATCGTGCCCATGCCTCTGTGGCAGGGGTGGCCGATTGTATGGAGGTGAAAGGCGCAGGTTTTCTCCTGCAAAAGGAAATCGAATATTTCCACCGCTGCATCGATACCCCCCAGCGACCGCTGGTGGCCATCGTTGGTGGGGCCAAGGTCTCGGGGAAACTCGAGGCGCTGCGGAACATGCTGGAGCGGGTCGATAAGATGATTATCGGCGGCGCCATGGCCAACACCTTTTTAAAGAGCCAGGGCTTTGGTGTGGGGGCTTCCAAGGTTGAAGATGACCTGCTTGATACTGCTCGCGAGTTGCTTGAGCAGGCCAAGGTAAAAGGTGTCAAAGTGTACCTGCCGGTGGATGTGATCGCAGCGGATCAGTTCGCCCCGGATGCGGTAAGCAAACAGGTGACCATTCAGGATATTCCCGACAATTGGATGGCTCTTGATATCGGGCCAGCTTCGGTGCTTTGTTTTTGTGAAGTCCTCGCCGATGCGAAAACCATCGTCTGGAATGGTCCCATGGGCGCCTTTGAGATGGATGCCTTTGCCCGTGGCACCATGGCGCTTGCCCATGCCGTTGCCGCAGCGCATGCGCTCTCAATTACCGGTGGTGGTGATTCCAACGCGGCCATTGCTCTTTCGGGAGAGTCCGCTAATATCTCCTACATGTCCACCGGCGGTGGTGCTTTTTTGCAACTGATGGAAGGGAAAACCTTGCCGGGCATTGATGCGCTTGGATAG
- the rimI gene encoding ribosomal protein S18-alanine N-acetyltransferase yields the protein MQKAWSDIRPVGADDLDSIIAIEEQGMTAPWTVAQLTAELAAENGYGWVIEANGAVVGYAFFRTCPPESELLHLVVAPERQRQGLARSLMEWSLHRLQACDVCSCLLEVRDSNLAARQLYAALGFYQVGRRKKYYHEPVEDAVLLQRDMK from the coding sequence TTGCAGAAAGCATGGTCTGATATTCGCCCGGTCGGGGCGGACGACCTTGATTCGATTATTGCCATCGAAGAGCAAGGGATGACCGCCCCCTGGACAGTCGCACAGCTCACAGCAGAGCTTGCCGCTGAAAATGGCTACGGTTGGGTGATTGAGGCCAACGGTGCCGTTGTTGGCTATGCATTTTTTCGAACCTGTCCGCCCGAGAGTGAGCTCTTGCATTTGGTGGTTGCCCCTGAACGACAACGGCAGGGACTGGCCCGCAGCCTGATGGAATGGTCGTTGCACCGGCTTCAAGCCTGCGATGTCTGCAGCTGTTTGCTTGAGGTGCGAGATTCTAACCTGGCGGCACGGCAACTGTATGCAGCGCTTGGATTTTACCAGGTCGGTCGGCGAAAAAAGTACTACCACGAGCCCGTCGAAGATGCTGTCCTGCTCCAACGGGATATGAAATAA
- a CDS encoding aspartate carbamoyltransferase catalytic subunit, with the protein MSTGYYFAHRHILGIEQLSAEDISHILHTADSFKEISDRPIKKVPTLRGHTIINLFFEPSTRTRLSFEVAAKRMSADTFNISASTSSTTKGETLIDTARNISAMHPDIIIIRHSCSGAPLLLSKHVKAAVVNAGDGAHEHPSQGLLDMMTVKEHRGTLSGLKIAIIGDITHSRVARSDVIGFTRMGSEVHLYGPATLIPQGIEQLGAIVNPSLEEAVRDADVVMTLRIQRERQNDPLLPSLREYSRQFGISRKILSLAKPDALVMHPGPVNRGVELPPDVADGSQSVILDQVTNGVAVRMALLYLVMGNS; encoded by the coding sequence ATGTCAACCGGCTACTATTTTGCGCACCGCCACATTCTTGGGATAGAGCAGTTATCAGCTGAGGATATCAGTCATATTCTCCATACTGCAGATTCGTTTAAAGAAATTTCGGATCGGCCCATTAAGAAGGTCCCGACCCTGCGCGGGCATACCATTATCAATCTCTTTTTTGAGCCATCCACCCGCACCCGACTCAGTTTCGAGGTCGCGGCAAAGCGGATGAGCGCGGATACCTTTAATATCAGTGCATCCACCAGCTCAACCACCAAGGGAGAAACCCTGATCGATACGGCCCGAAATATTTCGGCCATGCATCCCGACATCATCATCATTCGCCACTCCTGTTCCGGTGCTCCACTTCTCTTAAGCAAGCATGTCAAGGCCGCGGTGGTCAATGCAGGTGACGGCGCCCATGAGCATCCTTCGCAAGGGTTATTGGATATGATGACCGTCAAGGAGCATCGGGGGACCCTGAGTGGATTGAAGATCGCTATCATCGGCGATATCACCCATAGCCGGGTGGCGCGTTCCGATGTGATCGGGTTTACCCGCATGGGGTCGGAGGTTCACCTCTATGGTCCAGCGACCTTGATTCCCCAGGGGATTGAACAGCTGGGAGCCATCGTCAACCCATCGCTTGAAGAGGCGGTGCGAGATGCGGATGTGGTCATGACCCTGCGCATTCAGCGTGAACGTCAGAATGATCCTCTGCTGCCCTCACTGCGGGAGTATTCTCGTCAGTTTGGCATCTCGCGAAAGATTCTTTCCCTGGCGAAGCCTGATGCCCTGGTCATGCATCCCGGACCGGTGAACCGGGGCGTGGAGTTGCCCCCGGATGTTGCCGACGGCTCACAGTCGGTGATCCTGGATCAGGTGACCAACGGCGTCGCTGTCCGGATGGCGCTTTTGTATCTGGTGATGGGAAATTCTTAA
- the queC gene encoding 7-cyano-7-deazaguanine synthase QueC yields MTTRQAVVLLSGGLDSTTVLAIAQSQGFICNCLSFSYGQRQDIELERARAIAKAAAVANHLVLKVDLDAIGGSALTADIEVPKDRPYASMEEEIPVTYVPGRNILFLAHALSWAEVLGAADIFLGINAVDYSGYPDCRPEFLQAFATMANLGTKAGATGEGFRFHAPLIELSKKEIIEKGMELGVDYSKTHSCYDPIEGKACGRCDACRLRLQGFSEAGLTDPAPYINC; encoded by the coding sequence ATGACAACTCGACAAGCAGTGGTGCTGCTCAGTGGCGGCCTTGACTCAACCACAGTTCTGGCTATTGCCCAATCCCAGGGATTCATCTGTAACTGTCTCAGCTTTTCCTATGGTCAGCGCCAGGATATTGAGCTTGAACGTGCGCGCGCCATCGCCAAGGCAGCTGCTGTTGCCAACCACCTGGTTCTGAAGGTGGACCTCGATGCCATTGGCGGCTCAGCCCTGACGGCGGATATTGAGGTACCCAAAGATCGCCCCTACGCCTCCATGGAGGAAGAGATTCCGGTGACCTACGTTCCCGGACGCAACATTCTCTTTCTAGCCCATGCGCTCTCCTGGGCCGAAGTCCTCGGAGCCGCCGATATTTTTCTGGGCATTAACGCGGTGGATTACAGCGGCTACCCCGACTGTCGGCCGGAATTTTTGCAAGCCTTTGCCACCATGGCCAATCTGGGGACCAAAGCGGGAGCAACGGGAGAAGGATTTCGCTTCCACGCCCCGCTGATTGAGTTGAGTAAAAAGGAAATTATTGAAAAAGGGATGGAACTGGGGGTGGATTACAGCAAAACACACAGCTGCTATGACCCCATCGAGGGGAAGGCCTGTGGCCGATGTGATGCCTGCCGCCTACGGCTGCAGGGATTCAGCGAGGCCGGACTGACTGATCCGGCCCCGTATATTAACTGTTAG